The Syngnathoides biaculeatus isolate LvHL_M chromosome 20, ASM1980259v1, whole genome shotgun sequence nucleotide sequence ttcaatccaTGTCTCAtgaatgaattagcagttcttcgcttgcataatatagctacgtgtgaatgattgaaacacttgatctgtgttgagcgatattttgcgatgatctgactgcacaaacgtgtccctttgttcgcggctacgctaaaccggactgtgttagcacgaaggtatgccctatatttgattttcaatacatgtctcatataaatgaattagcagttcttcgcttgcataatatagctacgtgtgaatgattgtcacacttgatctgtgttgagcgatattttgcgatgatctgactgcacaaacgtgtccctgttggcggctaccgagctaagctaaaccggactagcagtcctaaaagccttcgacgtgcaccgagacaccaagactgaaggaaggatgtttgaggacactatagtagtgattgttgtactcggtcgggacttacgtaggttcggcactaattcaagaataattattgaggggagcgcgtgacgttacacaaagaaaacgagagaaacaactcgtaaatcaagcctcgccttcttttccttcatacggcggttcacaaatggctatacagattctgcacacaagtgtgataggtaacacaaaaacaggaaactgtcaatgacgaattcgtctttgggttataatatattatattatgtggcttctcggtcttcctctgactgcGGAAAGATCtagcgctaatatcaatggtttctctgtcgatatgcatagaaataccattgaaatacccctcgctgaaatacttgacaCACGAAATACACGACAATGACCCacaccacacagccaggaataccaaggagtggctccataagaagcatatcaaggttctggcgtggactacccagtctccagacctaaacacaatagaaaatctttggaggatgctgaaactcagtgtttgtcagcgacagcccagaaacctgtttaatctagagaagatctgtgtggaggagtggcccaaaatccctcctgcagtgtgtgcaaacctggtaaacaacgacaggaaatgtttgacctctgtaatcgcaaacaaagcctactgtaccaaatattaacattggttttctcaaatgttcaaacacttatttgcagctgtatcccacaaataaataatcaaaaaagtcctacattgtgatttctagatttttcattttagattatctctctcacagtggacatgcacctacggtgaaaatttcagacccctccatgatttctaagtgggagaacttgcaatatagcaaggtgttcaaatacttattttcttcactgtacgtgtTATGTGTGTCTAGAATGtgattttaattattcattctttactctttttattttcctttcttatgTGCTTTATTACATATGTCAGGGgtgctctgaagaaacaacaggtagcagaccttgaggtagcagaaatgaagatgttgaggttctcggtcagagtgagcaggctggataggattagaaatgagctcaatagaaggacagccaaagttggatgttttggagacacagttggagagagcagacttcgatggtttggacatgtccagaggcgagagagtgagtatattggtagaagattgattgagctgccaggcaaaagagagagagggttgttggatgttgtgagggaggacatgaagacagtgggtgttagagtgTTCTCCGCGCCCCCGTTGTGACCATACTGGGTGCCGGCCTCCCTGCCCGACCCATCTCTGCATTGGGGGAAATGGCGGCCCACGCCACCACTAACGGCGAgccgcacacatcgacacattgagcacccctgacttacatacttTATTCAGTTTTTATGACGTGgttcttttgttatgttctgagaggaggactccaatACGTTGTCGGACGTGGATTTGTAGAATGTTCCTATAAGGACGAGGATGGCTGTCGACGGaactttttattaatactgctgctttcggacaattacaagaaaacaaacgccacactgccttccttcttttggacatttccggaacattcgctggaaataacatttgcctTTTCAGATACTTTTCAGTGATGTCACGCCGACCATGTGTTTTTAGTTTAcgacgccattttggacgggacgatcgtgtctacatatcaaGGCTAGGAAGTgataagtgtatactgtaatgttttggctacagTTATCGTTTgagcttttatcttgaaagtcctttgacaaacgaacactgtaaccagaggcgATTGAGAGACTTTTGCTGGAATGAGGAATAAAGAacgaagccacatgtgaaactttgAGAGCAAGTATCGTCTcattattattagattgagctatagtccttctcgtatatagcaaatgtggtgtgattgtgttgacgtCAGATGGGCGCGATGAGACAGgccgataaggaagtgagctagagaagttggcgggcgggggggggggggggggggggttctgggggggagcaaaataaatatcacccacatTAAacagtacagttggactcacgtctacattattcaataacacgacaaCAAGATCATAACATCGTGTCAGAGTGACGGTACTATAACCACGGACTCACGGGGGGATGCGCGGGGAGGAGGGGGCAACGAAGACGACGATGAAATGACCACGATGGAGGCGTATGTTTGGTGTTCCAAGCCCAAGGATGGACTGGGTCTCATCCGATTACCCAGATGTGTGGCGGCGATTCAAGCAATACGCCAAACTCATGTTCAcaggaccgcttaaaaacagctgaagaggaaaacTGCAGTACCTCCTGCTGTGGTGGCAAAAAAGGACGGGATGTCGGCAATAtgtggacactgaccggagacgaacataagttgctaaaaacttactccgaaaaattctctgattacctcactccgaaagcaaaccactagatataagtttcacgagaaggttCAAGGTAACTctgagtcatttgagcactttgtgacagaactcaagctgttggttaaagactgtaactaccCAAAGCGTCAGCGGCACTTTAAATATGGCGGTTGCTTCCTCACAAATTATGACCTCCATTACTGTATCTTactggcactggccatcaaCTTCTTGGGGCCGAGggttaaaaaagacaaatacattCACAAAGATGTTGTACTCATCTACGATTGAGGGCTAGtgtatgacaatggattcgATGAAGAAGCTACAGGAAGTTcatcacgggtaaagattgacgtccctctgAGCCAATGGAGAGATGGGATGCCAGGAATATGCTCAGAGTGAAGAATGTTAACTctgaattacaaataaaatgttcttGTTTTATTATGGTTTAACTAGAGACTTGtcctgttgtaatttttgtctcaagtttgCAAAGTGTAAATACTGTACGCTTGACAGAGTATATTGAATATTCTGGCACAGgaagtgtgtggggcaatgtaagcgtCTGCTTACCGATGTAAAACGCAATAGTTCAttgcctcgtgagcgccatcattaGTTGGTAGTTTACATGGACGCTAAAACCTGTGTTGACATGCATGCTGACAGTATAGCCAGAGTTCATTACTGTatgtgatttttgttattcGCTGGTGTGTTAGGAATGTAACCCCTGCAAATAATGGGGGGAAacactttattttcaattttcccTTGAGTGAATCTGTGAccacgtaagtcccgaccgagtacaacAATCACTACTACAGTGTccaccgttgacagctgggataggctccagcactccccacgaccctcgtgaggataagtagcaaagaaaatggatggatggaaaatgaatcatCAAACGGGGAGTGTAAATAAGAATATCAATCAAATTAGAATGCATACAACAAATAAACCAACCTGCTCTGCGTAGCACAATTGGAGGCTGCAGAGTGAATACAGCGTCCAGTAGTTGATGTTGTGGCTTCTCCTCCTTTTTGGGTCCGCGAACTTCCTCCTTGTACTCTCCGGTTGTTCTTGCACACATCTTCACACGATGATCACAACACTTTCTGCGCTAGATAAGAGGGATGAGAAAATCAAATGAATATCGGATATCTTAATTATATCAAGATTCAGATTTGGACATTgtagcttaaaggtcaagtgtcatgaaatggatgatattTGGTATAttaaaacccacagccaatatggtcccatgttttttcaccacaaaacatgattttgacgtatacaggttTTTCTAACTCgtgtcatgaaaatcctctcgagggatttgttttcgagaaaaagcaggaagtgacgtacaggacagtgccgcccccaagtggactcatttatttccattagttttacctccgggaaggtagcttgttgttccttcgtgttagccaaaattccggctcattgcattcctggacattgcttgaacactcgggagaatggatttagccttcataagtttgaaagagccCCCTCTttgttatgaaaaatggattgcactggtggagaggacgagagcttcgtgggttccaaataacaggtaggcagtaatgcgccccggatggacggtgttcaacaagta carries:
- the LOC133493802 gene encoding uncharacterized protein LOC133493802 isoform X3, coding for MDRRKCCDHRVKMCARTTGEYKEEVRGPKKEEKPQHQLLDAVFTLQPPIVLRRADQWSKPRGQKIEPVAVPQIVFVNPKLVRKKRPANIDRLQKHSSPTRRY